One genomic segment of Erythrobacter sp. THAF29 includes these proteins:
- a CDS encoding response regulator transcription factor — protein sequence MTRKATLHFIDQSSRNRAELARIGFALGHHSEVYGDLSELSVHPPREGIIVARDTAEDGGIAIVLERLSRLGIWLPVIAFEADPRPGRIVEAIKAGALDYLSLPIDPDRFGRCLARIEKEAEVFGDARRRMIEARDRIESLSGREREVLEWLAEGSSNKVIARELDISPRTVEIHRANMMNKLGARHAAEAVRLKLEAKLEPRIRA from the coding sequence ATGACACGCAAGGCTACCCTCCATTTCATTGACCAGTCGAGCCGGAACCGAGCCGAGTTGGCAAGGATCGGCTTTGCACTCGGCCACCATTCCGAAGTCTATGGCGACCTTTCCGAGCTTTCGGTCCATCCCCCTCGCGAAGGCATCATCGTCGCCCGCGATACCGCCGAAGATGGCGGCATCGCGATCGTTCTCGAACGCCTGAGCAGGCTTGGCATCTGGCTGCCGGTGATAGCATTCGAAGCCGATCCGCGTCCGGGTCGGATTGTCGAGGCGATCAAGGCAGGAGCGCTCGATTATCTATCGCTGCCAATCGATCCCGATCGTTTCGGGCGTTGTCTCGCCCGGATCGAGAAAGAAGCAGAGGTCTTCGGCGATGCCCGCCGCCGCATGATCGAGGCTCGCGATCGGATCGAGAGCCTTTCTGGGCGCGAACGCGAAGTTCTCGAATGGCTCGCCGAGGGAAGCAGCAACAAGGTTATCGCTCGCGAGCTCGATATCAGCCCGCGCACCGTCGAAATCCACCGCGCCAACATGATGAACAAACTTGGCGCGCGACATGCCGCAGAAGCAGTGCGGCTCAAACTGGAAGCGAAACTCGAACCACGCATACGCGCCTGA
- a CDS encoding proteasome-type protease: MTYCVGMILDKGLVMMSDTRTNSGVDNVSVFRKMFHWHVPGERIIAIMTAGNLATTQAVISMLEERNRSPDKRETTLLNGPTMFSVVTEIGKLLRSTIEERQKANGDRGKGRFTASMIVAGQIAGMEPRLFMIYPEGNFIEASWDTPFFQIGETKYGRPIIIRAYDRHMSFEDAVKLLMVSFDSTLKANLSVGMPLDLLVIEKDGFAPMHERRVTHDDPYFHAISSTWGAKLKEAFHTLPDYRIENSE, translated from the coding sequence ATGACCTATTGCGTAGGCATGATCCTCGACAAGGGGCTCGTAATGATGAGCGACACCCGGACTAATTCGGGGGTCGATAACGTTTCAGTGTTTCGCAAGATGTTCCACTGGCATGTGCCAGGCGAGCGCATCATCGCGATCATGACTGCGGGCAATCTTGCGACCACGCAGGCCGTCATCAGCATGCTCGAGGAGCGCAATCGCAGCCCGGACAAGCGCGAGACAACTTTGCTGAACGGGCCCACGATGTTCAGCGTCGTCACCGAAATCGGCAAGCTGCTTCGCTCGACGATCGAGGAACGCCAGAAGGCTAACGGCGACCGGGGGAAGGGCCGCTTCACCGCATCCATGATCGTTGCCGGGCAGATCGCCGGCATGGAGCCTCGATTGTTCATGATCTACCCGGAAGGAAACTTTATCGAGGCGAGCTGGGACACGCCATTCTTCCAGATCGGGGAAACGAAGTACGGTCGTCCAATCATCATTCGCGCCTATGATCGCCACATGAGCTTCGAAGACGCGGTCAAGCTGCTGATGGTATCCTTTGATTCGACGCTCAAGGCGAACCTGTCCGTCGGAATGCCGCTCGATCTGCTGGTTATAGAAAAGGATGGGTTTGCGCCGATGCACGAGCGGCGGGTGACGCATGACGATCCCTATTTCCATGCCATATCGTCGACTTGGGGGGCAAAACTGAAAGAAGCGTTCCACACGCTGCCCGATTACCGGATCGAAAACTCGGAATAA
- a CDS encoding extensin family protein, protein MEKLGRSKLFMALALAVSLGGCGSLIPSASGNASPSPDRSAVSPAKPGSAPRRVASAPMAIVPNPRDAACISDLSNTGAQFSALPDSYTGEGCSTLGTVQLSALNGDASQFGVSNIGPVQCRTAKVFSAWARFGVDRAARQLLGSPLARIETMGSYSCRNIAGSNRRSAHATAGAIDVSGFVLADGRRISLKQDWDGGTHAEREFLRVVHKSACKRFGTVLGPDYNRAHEDHFHLEGTGPRFCR, encoded by the coding sequence ATGGAAAAGCTCGGCAGATCAAAGCTGTTTATGGCGCTGGCCCTTGCCGTGTCGCTCGGTGGCTGCGGGAGCCTGATCCCGTCGGCATCCGGTAACGCATCACCTTCGCCCGATCGCAGCGCAGTGTCCCCTGCCAAGCCCGGCTCGGCGCCTCGCCGTGTTGCGTCCGCGCCCATGGCGATCGTCCCCAACCCAAGGGACGCCGCCTGCATCTCCGATCTTTCGAACACAGGCGCGCAGTTCTCCGCCCTGCCCGACAGTTACACCGGAGAAGGATGCAGCACGCTCGGCACGGTCCAGCTTTCCGCGCTCAACGGTGACGCATCGCAATTCGGGGTCAGCAATATCGGACCCGTCCAGTGCAGGACGGCTAAGGTCTTCAGCGCCTGGGCACGCTTCGGCGTAGACCGCGCGGCGCGCCAGCTGCTTGGCAGCCCGCTGGCGAGGATCGAGACGATGGGCAGCTATTCGTGCCGCAACATTGCCGGATCAAACCGCCGTTCTGCTCATGCCACGGCAGGGGCGATCGACGTTTCCGGATTTGTCCTTGCCGATGGTCGCCGCATCAGTCTCAAGCAAGACTGGGATGGCGGCACACATGCAGAGCGCGAGTTCTTGCGGGTTGTTCACAAGAGCGCCTGCAAGCGCTTCGGTACTGTGCTTGGCCCCGATTACAACCGGGCGCACGAAGACCATTTCCATCTCGAGGGCACCGGACCGCGTTTCTGTCGCTAG
- a CDS encoding cytochrome c biogenesis CcdA family protein, with protein sequence MPPLAFVAGLVMILNPCVLPLVPILVASALGKSRAGPIALAGGLVTSFTLFGFTVIAFGYSLGINEQAVSLLAGALLAISGIVLLIPRTQAALVAVAAPMANFGNRRLEKLSGNGAGGQYAVGLLLGVVWAPCVGPTLGVAIAAASRGEDLLGSFLIFLIFGLGVATSALAFAYSSRKAIGERRRTMQAIAAYGKPLFAIALLVVGAMVITGLDKAIEIALLDALPPEVITFTTGF encoded by the coding sequence GTGCCCCCCCTAGCCTTCGTCGCGGGTCTCGTGATGATCCTAAATCCCTGCGTGCTGCCGCTGGTGCCGATCCTCGTCGCATCGGCGCTGGGCAAGAGCCGGGCCGGGCCGATTGCGCTCGCAGGCGGTCTTGTGACGAGTTTCACGCTGTTCGGATTCACCGTCATTGCATTCGGATACTCGCTCGGCATCAACGAACAGGCCGTGAGTCTTCTTGCCGGGGCTCTGCTGGCGATTTCCGGAATCGTGCTGCTCATCCCGCGAACTCAGGCCGCGCTGGTCGCCGTTGCTGCGCCAATGGCGAATTTCGGTAACCGCCGGCTCGAGAAGCTGAGCGGAAACGGGGCGGGTGGACAGTATGCTGTGGGGCTGTTGCTGGGAGTCGTATGGGCCCCCTGCGTCGGCCCGACGCTGGGCGTCGCCATTGCTGCTGCGAGCCGGGGCGAAGACCTTCTCGGCAGCTTCCTCATATTCCTGATCTTCGGACTCGGCGTTGCGACGAGCGCGCTCGCCTTCGCCTACAGTTCGCGCAAAGCGATTGGGGAAAGGCGCAGAACGATGCAAGCGATCGCTGCATACGGCAAGCCGCTGTTCGCCATAGCGCTTCTTGTGGTTGGCGCAATGGTGATCACCGGTCTCGACAAAGCGATCGAGATTGCTCTTCTCGATGCGCTTCCGCCCGAAGTGATCACCTTCACCACAGGTTTTTGA
- a CDS encoding thioredoxin family protein: protein MTRLFFIVAAIGALVIGTMQLSARADTSGWQVYDEAEFMMAQKKGKTIVVDVYANWCPTCRAQAPILDELRSERQSSDVLFVKVDFDQEKDFLRAHRIPRQSTVLVFNGETEVARSIAETNRNRLRGVVLGAL from the coding sequence ATGACACGCTTGTTCTTTATCGTCGCTGCAATCGGCGCTCTCGTCATAGGCACAATGCAGTTGTCCGCGCGGGCCGACACCTCCGGCTGGCAGGTCTATGACGAAGCCGAATTCATGATGGCGCAGAAGAAGGGCAAGACCATCGTGGTCGATGTCTACGCCAACTGGTGCCCGACTTGCCGCGCACAGGCCCCTATCCTCGATGAGCTTCGCAGCGAAAGGCAGAGCAGCGACGTGCTCTTCGTGAAGGTCGATTTCGATCAGGAAAAGGATTTCCTGCGCGCCCACCGCATCCCCCGTCAGTCGACTGTTCTGGTATTCAATGGGGAGACCGAAGTCGCGCGCTCCATCGCGGAGACCAACCGCAACCGCCTGCGGGGTGTAGTCCTCGGAGCGCTCTAG
- a CDS encoding transglutaminase family protein, whose translation MRLSIRHRTRYVFREPVVHALQRLRLTPKETQGQSIVHWDMSYENAHPELEYEDEHHNTVTLIAVDQGASEVTVTCEGIVETQDKAGIIGRHSGYMPLWSFLSQTRLTRPGAKMKALMRKLGMSPAADKLAYLHALSRMIAENVRYEVGATHVHTTAEEAVAAGQGVCQDHAHIFIGAAREADIPARYVSGYLMLDDRIEQEASHAWAEAHVDGIGWVGFDISNGISPDPRYVRVATGRDYRDAAPVTGISFGTSEEKLHVDIAVEQQQMDQQ comes from the coding sequence ATGAGACTGTCGATCCGCCATCGCACGCGCTATGTTTTCAGAGAGCCGGTTGTGCACGCCCTCCAGCGGCTTCGCCTGACACCCAAGGAAACTCAGGGGCAGAGCATCGTGCACTGGGACATGAGCTACGAGAACGCTCATCCCGAGCTTGAATACGAGGACGAGCACCATAACACGGTGACCCTTATTGCGGTCGATCAGGGGGCGAGCGAGGTGACGGTCACCTGTGAAGGGATCGTCGAGACGCAGGACAAGGCCGGGATCATCGGCCGCCATTCGGGATATATGCCGCTCTGGAGCTTTCTCTCGCAAACCCGGCTGACCAGGCCCGGGGCAAAGATGAAGGCGCTCATGCGCAAGCTTGGCATGTCTCCGGCAGCGGACAAGCTGGCTTATCTCCATGCGCTTTCGCGTATGATCGCGGAAAATGTCCGTTACGAAGTCGGCGCAACCCATGTCCATACCACCGCCGAGGAAGCGGTCGCGGCAGGGCAGGGCGTGTGCCAGGACCATGCGCACATCTTCATCGGTGCCGCGCGCGAGGCCGATATTCCGGCCCGCTATGTGAGCGGATATCTGATGCTCGACGACCGGATCGAGCAGGAGGCAAGCCATGCCTGGGCAGAGGCACACGTTGACGGGATCGGCTGGGTTGGCTTCGACATTTCCAACGGCATCAGCCCCGATCCGCGCTATGTCCGGGTTGCAACCGGGCGCGATTACCGCGATGCAGCGCCTGTTACCGGGATCAGCTTCGGTACGAGCGAGGAAAAGCTTCACGTCGACATCGCGGTCGAGCAGCAACAGATGGACCAACAATAG
- a CDS encoding triacylglycerol lipase yields MATRPTLPELPSLPKMGELDLARRIELAREPEPEPVPRPRLVRFLGEFRHLAEPIKRPFRRIEVAKSDNPQIVLILPGFATHAGRMKYLARHLERAGHKAKRWKLGWNWGAENDTLERLTDRLDEVCARYDRKIVLLGWSLGGLYARELAKARPDCVSKVITMGTPFSGSPRANNVWRFYQFVTGHRVDKPPIETDVSEKPPVETVALWSPNDGAIHPRSAAGFPGERDRAIALRCTHMGFSYSKEAILAVLEELERV; encoded by the coding sequence ATGGCGACGCGACCGACCCTACCTGAACTGCCTAGCCTGCCGAAGATGGGCGAGCTCGATCTTGCGCGCCGGATTGAACTGGCGCGCGAGCCCGAGCCCGAACCTGTGCCGCGTCCGCGGCTGGTCCGGTTCCTGGGCGAGTTCAGGCATCTCGCCGAGCCGATCAAGCGGCCGTTCCGCAGGATCGAAGTGGCCAAGAGCGACAATCCGCAAATCGTTCTGATCCTGCCTGGCTTTGCGACACATGCGGGACGGATGAAATATCTCGCAAGACATCTCGAAAGGGCAGGGCACAAGGCGAAACGCTGGAAGCTCGGCTGGAACTGGGGTGCCGAGAACGACACGCTGGAAAGACTCACTGACCGGCTCGATGAAGTCTGCGCGCGCTATGATCGCAAGATTGTCTTGCTGGGCTGGAGCCTCGGTGGTCTCTATGCTCGTGAACTCGCCAAGGCGCGGCCCGATTGCGTTTCGAAGGTGATCACGATGGGCACGCCGTTTTCGGGCTCACCTCGCGCCAACAATGTCTGGCGGTTCTACCAGTTCGTAACCGGCCACCGGGTAGACAAACCGCCGATTGAAACCGACGTTTCGGAGAAGCCTCCCGTCGAAACCGTCGCCCTGTGGAGTCCCAATGACGGCGCGATTCATCCGCGCAGCGCGGCCGGTTTTCCGGGCGAACGCGACCGCGCAATTGCGCTCCGCTGCACGCATATGGGTTTTTCCTACTCTAAGGAGGCGATTTTGGCGGTTCTTGAGGAACTTGAACGCGTCTGA
- a CDS encoding alpha-E domain-containing protein: protein MLGRTANGLFWMFRYLERAENTARLLEAGLRMALTRDLVTAEEEWRSVIATSGNQAAYEAEHDGYDGNSAWNFMLRDKANPGNVREMFGAVRTNARMARTNISSDVWEAVNESWMALDKMLARPIGQNGVGDVVQTIRRAGMRVHGALDGSMLRNEAYHFARAGTFIERADSTARILDMKYFLLLPSLSYVGSHLDTGQWDQVLRSVAGSRAYTWLNAGQIDARGIVEFLVLDDRFPRSLAFCRGALREQLAALARLHGAEGTSNELMREADMHISDLTVDEIFEQGLHEFLLDFMARNVAIGDAIAEDYRFLA, encoded by the coding sequence ATGCTCGGACGTACGGCCAACGGATTGTTCTGGATGTTCCGCTATCTCGAGCGGGCGGAGAACACTGCGCGCCTCCTCGAAGCGGGCCTGCGCATGGCGCTCACCCGCGACCTGGTGACGGCAGAGGAAGAGTGGCGCTCGGTCATAGCGACGAGCGGCAATCAGGCCGCTTACGAAGCCGAGCACGATGGCTATGACGGCAACTCGGCCTGGAATTTCATGCTGCGCGACAAGGCCAATCCCGGCAACGTGCGCGAAATGTTCGGTGCGGTCCGAACCAACGCTCGAATGGCGCGGACCAATATATCGAGCGATGTTTGGGAAGCGGTCAACGAAAGCTGGATGGCGCTCGACAAGATGCTGGCGCGCCCGATCGGTCAGAATGGGGTCGGCGATGTAGTGCAGACAATCCGGCGCGCCGGCATGCGGGTTCACGGTGCGCTGGACGGCTCCATGCTGCGCAACGAGGCCTATCACTTCGCGCGCGCGGGCACCTTCATCGAACGCGCGGACAGCACTGCGCGCATTCTCGACATGAAATACTTCCTGCTGCTGCCCTCGCTATCCTATGTCGGATCGCACCTCGATACCGGACAGTGGGACCAGGTGCTCCGCTCGGTCGCGGGCTCTCGCGCCTATACTTGGCTCAATGCGGGGCAGATCGATGCGCGCGGGATCGTTGAATTTCTTGTGCTGGACGACCGTTTCCCCCGCAGCCTCGCTTTCTGCCGGGGCGCCTTGCGCGAACAACTGGCCGCGCTCGCCCGGTTGCACGGTGCGGAAGGCACATCGAACGAACTGATGCGCGAGGCCGACATGCATATCTCCGACCTCACAGTGGACGAGATATTCGAGCAGGGCTTGCACGAATTCCTCCTCGATTTCATGGCTCGCAATGTCGCCATCGGCGACGCGATCGCCGAAGATTACAGGTTTCTCGCATGA
- a CDS encoding VOC family protein, which yields MSDTPRVTGLGGIFYVAADPEATREWYRDKLGVDGEYGPQFAWADEPKKNPYSLISHFKDDAYIKPGKGGFMINLRVNDLDGFCADLKKKGVKVLDTADEGYGKFAWILDPNGVKIELWEQVAEELP from the coding sequence ATGAGCGATACACCTCGAGTGACAGGCCTTGGCGGCATTTTCTACGTCGCCGCCGATCCAGAAGCGACGCGTGAATGGTACCGTGACAAGCTGGGCGTCGACGGAGAGTACGGGCCGCAATTCGCCTGGGCGGATGAGCCCAAGAAAAACCCGTACTCGCTGATCAGCCACTTCAAGGATGATGCGTATATCAAGCCAGGCAAGGGCGGCTTCATGATCAACCTGCGCGTAAACGACCTCGACGGGTTTTGCGCGGACTTGAAGAAGAAAGGCGTGAAAGTGCTCGACACTGCGGATGAGGGTTATGGCAAGTTCGCCTGGATACTCGATCCCAACGGTGTGAAAATCGAGCTGTGGGAACAGGTCGCCGAAGAATTGCCCTAG
- a CDS encoding circularly permuted type 2 ATP-grasp protein, with protein sequence MFGSSDNFDEMHDADGAVRPAYSDYCRWFEEQETDALKRKAADCDESFRRTGITFNVYGEDEAEERLIPFDMVPRIITASEWRKLTRGIEQRVRALNSFLHDMYHRQEIARAGRVPERLFCNNDAWLPNMVGFSPPGGIYTHIVGIDLVRTGPDEFYVLEDNARTPSGVSYMLENRETMMAMFPDLFSQVHVEPVSDYPRRLARSLAACAPPAFEGSGGAKPTVAVLTPGIYNSAYFEHAFLADQMGAELVEGGDLRVIDGRVQMRCTRGYTPIDVLYRRVDDDFLDPLTFNPESMLGVPGIMDVYRAGGITIANAPGTGICDDKAIYSFMPEIVEFYTGEKPLLPNVQTWRCADPDSLEYVLDNLSDLVVKEVHGSGGYGMLIGPTASRREISKFRKKLKANPQNYIAQPTLSLSTCPIFTKKGLAPRHVDLRPFVLVSPTGIDITPGGLTRVALKKGSLVVNSSQGGGTKDTWVLKD encoded by the coding sequence ATGTTCGGGTCTTCCGACAATTTCGACGAAATGCATGATGCGGATGGCGCCGTCCGACCGGCCTATTCCGACTATTGCCGCTGGTTCGAAGAGCAGGAAACGGATGCTCTCAAACGAAAAGCGGCAGATTGCGATGAAAGCTTCAGGCGCACCGGCATCACCTTCAACGTGTATGGAGAGGATGAGGCCGAAGAACGGCTGATCCCGTTCGACATGGTCCCGCGCATCATCACCGCAAGTGAATGGCGTAAGCTCACGCGCGGCATCGAGCAACGGGTGCGGGCGCTGAATTCCTTCCTTCACGACATGTATCATCGGCAGGAAATCGCGCGGGCGGGGCGCGTGCCCGAGCGCCTGTTCTGCAACAACGATGCGTGGCTGCCCAATATGGTTGGCTTTAGTCCGCCGGGCGGGATTTACACCCATATTGTCGGTATTGACCTCGTGCGAACCGGGCCGGACGAATTCTACGTGCTGGAGGATAACGCCCGCACGCCTTCCGGCGTCTCTTATATGCTGGAGAATCGGGAGACGATGATGGCGATGTTCCCCGATCTTTTCAGCCAGGTGCATGTCGAGCCGGTATCCGACTATCCACGTCGCCTTGCGCGCAGTCTCGCTGCATGCGCGCCGCCGGCCTTCGAAGGGTCGGGAGGAGCCAAACCGACCGTCGCGGTGCTGACGCCCGGAATCTACAATTCGGCCTATTTCGAACACGCTTTTCTCGCCGACCAGATGGGCGCGGAACTGGTCGAGGGCGGCGATCTGCGGGTGATCGACGGACGGGTGCAGATGCGCTGCACGCGCGGATACACCCCGATCGATGTGCTCTATCGCCGGGTGGACGATGATTTCCTCGATCCGCTGACCTTTAACCCCGAAAGCATGCTCGGCGTGCCGGGGATCATGGACGTCTACCGCGCAGGCGGGATTACCATCGCCAACGCGCCCGGCACCGGGATCTGCGATGACAAGGCTATCTATTCCTTCATGCCTGAGATCGTCGAATTCTACACCGGCGAGAAGCCATTGCTGCCCAATGTCCAGACATGGCGCTGCGCCGATCCCGACAGCCTCGAATATGTGCTCGACAATCTCTCCGACCTCGTCGTGAAGGAAGTTCACGGTTCGGGCGGGTACGGCATGCTGATCGGCCCGACAGCGTCGCGGCGCGAGATCTCCAAGTTTCGCAAGAAGCTGAAGGCGAACCCGCAGAACTACATCGCCCAGCCGACGTTATCGCTTTCTACGTGCCCGATTTTCACCAAAAAGGGTTTAGCGCCGCGCCATGTCGATCTGCGGCCGTTTGTGCTCGTTTCCCCCACCGGGATCGACATCACGCCAGGCGGTCTTACCCGTGTCGCACTCAAGAAGGGATCGCTCGTGGTCAACTCTTCCCAGGGCGGCGGAACGAAAGACACATGGGTGCTTAAAGACTGA
- a CDS encoding DUF3617 domain-containing protein, translated as MKYAFPTILAAFALGACGGSPEPDADGDGSISMAEAADAAAASGLKPEPGLYRVTSQLKGMNMPGVPAEMSGEGLGFTNTMEHCLTPDEVEKGFEEMMKEGQDGTCTYEKFEIDGGSMEGVMNCEGSDGQVRVEFTGTATPTSSEMDATVASNIPGLGEGTMSVNVKQERIGDCKG; from the coding sequence ATGAAGTACGCATTCCCCACCATCCTCGCGGCGTTCGCCCTTGGCGCTTGTGGCGGCTCGCCAGAACCCGACGCGGATGGCGATGGGTCGATCAGCATGGCAGAAGCGGCCGACGCAGCGGCAGCAAGCGGCCTCAAGCCGGAACCGGGCCTGTATCGTGTCACCAGCCAGCTGAAAGGTATGAACATGCCGGGCGTTCCCGCCGAAATGTCGGGCGAAGGACTCGGCTTTACCAACACGATGGAACACTGCCTGACGCCCGACGAGGTCGAAAAGGGATTCGAGGAGATGATGAAGGAGGGGCAGGACGGAACCTGCACCTACGAAAAGTTCGAGATCGACGGCGGCTCGATGGAAGGTGTGATGAACTGCGAAGGGTCTGACGGTCAGGTGCGGGTCGAGTTTACAGGGACCGCTACTCCTACCTCTTCGGAGATGGACGCTACGGTTGCTTCCAATATTCCCGGACTCGGCGAGGGTACCATGAGCGTCAACGTGAAGCAGGAACGCATCGGCGATTGCAAAGGGTGA